One part of the Gossypium raimondii isolate GPD5lz chromosome 1, ASM2569854v1, whole genome shotgun sequence genome encodes these proteins:
- the LOC105775186 gene encoding vesicle-associated membrane protein 724, translated as MSLEPFIYSFVARGTMILAEYTEFTGNFPAIATQCLQKLPSSNNKFTYNCDHHTFNFLVEDGYAYCVVAKDSVGKQISIAFLERMKADFKKRYGGGKADTAIAKSLNKEFGPVMREHMKYIIEHAEEIEKLLKVKAQVSEVKSIMLENIDKAIDRGENLTTLADKTENLRDQAQAYRNQGMKIRRKMWYQNMKIKLVVLGILVLLILVIWLSVCHGFDCTN; from the exons ATGAGTCTGGAACCGTTTATTTACAGCTTCGTGGCTCGAGGAACAATGATCTTGGCCGAGTACACTGAGTTCACTGGGAATTTCCCAGCCATCGCAACTCAGTGTTTGCAAAAACTCCCTTCTTCTAATAACAAGTTTACTTACAACTGTGATCACCATacctttaattttcttgttgaagATGGTTACG CTTATTGTGTTGTTGCCAAAGATTCCGTTGGAAAGCAAATCTCTATTGCATTTTTGGAACGTATGAAAGCAGACTTTAAGAAAAGATACGGGGGTGGAAAAGCTGATACAGCTATTGCCAAAAGTCTTAACAAGGAGTTCGG ACCAGTTATGAGGGAGCACATGAAATATATTATCGAACATGCTGAAGAAATCGAAAAGCTATTAAAGGTGAAGGCCCAAGTTTCGGAAGTTAAAAGTATAATGTTGGAGAATATCGACAAG GCGATTGATCGAGGAGAAAACCTAACCACACTTGCTGACAAGACCGAGAATCTACGTGATCAG GCCCAAGCATACAGGAACCAAGGGATGAAAATCCGTCGTAAGATGTGGTATCAAAACATGAAGATAAAGTTGGTGGTTCTCGGAATCTTGGTTCTTCTAATCCTTGTAATCTGGCTTTCGGTTTGTCACGGATTTGATTGCACCAACTAA
- the LOC105775161 gene encoding uncharacterized protein LOC105775161, translating into MSRKGLMEQDLSKLDVTKLHPLSPEVISRQATINIGTIGHVAHGKSTVVKAISGVQTVRFKNELERNITIKLGYANAKIYKCEDERCPRPMSFKAYGSGKEDSPLCDVPGFENCRMKLLRHVSFVDCPGHDILMATMLNGAAIMDGALLLIAANESCPQPQTSEHLAAVEIMRLQHIIILQNKVDLIQENVAINQHEAIQKFIQGTVADGAPVVPISAQLKYNIDVVCEYIVKKIPIPERNFISPPNMIVIRSFDVNKPGFEVDEIKGGVAGGSILQGVLKVNQFIEVRPGIVVKDENGNIKCTPIYSRIVSLYAEQNELQFAVPGGLIGVGTTMDPTLTRADRLVGQVLGEVGSLPDVFVELEVNFFLLRRLLGVRTKGSERQGKVSKLAKGEILMLNIGSMSTGARVIAVKNDLAKLQLTSPVCTSKGEKIALSRRVEKHWRLIGWGQIQAGTTLEVPPCPL; encoded by the exons ATGTCGAGAAAAGGTTTGATGGAGCAAGACTTAAGTAAACTGGACGTAACTAAGTTGCATCCGTTATCTCCAGAAGTTATATCGCGCCAAGCTACTATAAATATAG GCACCATAGGGCATGTGGCGCATGGGAAGTCGACAGTTGTTAAAGCAATATCTGGCGTTCAG ACTGTTCGTTTTAAGAATGAGTTGGAGCGTAATATTACTATCAAGCTTGGATATGCAAATGCAAAGATATACAAATGTGAAGATGAACGGTGCCCTCGTCCTATGAGCTTCAA GGCATACGGAAGTGGAAAGGAGGATAGTCCTCTTTGTGACGTGCCTGGCTTTGAAAACTGCAGGATGAAATTGTTGAGACATGTATCTTTTGTAGATTGCCCG GGTCACGACATTCTCATGGCTACAATGCTTAATGGAGCAGCGATTATGGATGGTGCATTACTTCTCATAGCTGCCAACGAAAGCTGTCCTCAACCTCAAACTTCTGAGCATCTGGCAGCTGTTGAAATCATGCGACTCCAGCATATTATAATTCTTCAAAACAAGGTTGATCTTATTCAAGAGAATGTAGCCATCAATCAGCATGAAGCAATTCAGAAATTTATTCAG GGCACTGTAGCTGATGGCGCACCAGTGGTACCGATTTCTGCACAGCTAAAATATAACATTGATGTTGTGTGCGAGTACATTGTTAAGAAGATCCCCATTCCTGAGAGAAACTTCATCTCACCCCCTAACATGATTGTCATCAGATCATTTGATGTCAATAAGCCAGGGTTTGAGGTGGATGAGATTAAAGGTGGCGTTGCTGGTGGAAGTATACTCCAG GGTGTTTTGAAGGTGAACCAATTTATTGAAGTTCGTCCTGGGATTGTTGTTAAGGATGAAAATGGGAACATCAAATGCACACCTATCTATTCCAGAATAGTCTCACTATATGCAGAACAAAATGAGCTACAATTTGCTGTTCCCGGAGGCCTGATCGGTGTTGGAACAACTATGGACCCAACTTTAACACGTGCTGATCGGTTGGTGGGTCAAGTCCTAGGAGAGGTTGGGTCACTCCCAGACGTTTTTGTTGAGCTTGAG GTAAACTTCTTCCTTCTTCGAAGGCTTCTTGGTGTTAGGACGAAGGGATCAGAAAGGCAGGGAAAAGTGTCAAAGCTGGCCAAGGGAGAGATCCTAATGTTGAACATCGGGTCCATGTCGACTGGGGCTCGGGTCATAGCCGTAAAGAACGATTTGGCAAAGCTGCAACTCACATCTCCTGTGTGCACCAGCAAGGGAGAGAAGATTGCACTAAGTCGACGCGTGGAGAAGCACTGGCGTCTAATAGGATGGGGTCAAATTCAAGCTGGAACAACCCTCGAGGTTCCACCCTGTCCGCTTTGA
- the LOC105775197 gene encoding protein RALF-like 33 translates to MRSSRFSMFLAICAILAVHVAVTTSSPTFDFAGDHFLQIKSECSGSIAECLMQGGEDSSDFDAEFAVGSEISRRILAARRYISYGALRRNTVPCSRRGASYYNCRPGAQANPYSRGCSRITRCRR, encoded by the coding sequence ATGCGAAGCTCTAGATTCTCGATGTTCCTCGCGATTTGCGCAATCCTGGCCGTCCACGTGGCGGTTACAACTTCTTCTCCGACGTTTGATTTCGCCGGCGACCATTTCCTCCAGATCAAATCGGAATGCAGCGGATCCATCGCTGAGTGCCTGATGCAAGGCGGGGAGGACTCGTCGGACTTCGATGCCGAGTTCGCCGTGGGATCCGAGATCAGCAGGCGCATTTTAGCGGCGAGACGGTACATCAGCTACGGTGCACTGAGGAGAAACACTGTGCCGTGCTCGCGACGCGGCGCATCTTATTACAACTGCCGACCTGGAGCTCAGGCGAATCCCTACTCACGCGGATGCAGTAGAATTACACGCTGTCGGCGgtag
- the LOC105775172 gene encoding ubiquitin-like-specific protease ESD4, producing MVFFKWALTFQGALASNRKRGGSKRCNPHFNHKNKTLHSNSLVFQRFKKLRFSSMDQSPEKASSSLNDTVSRLPRHPDSKLHVPKEVQAPVKHLKFGLSIPNPNPNHDFLSKKLSNAKKEAFGSFKYINKDKEVVTVEEDDEDSGSWLMADALDKLSLNHSDNGSKAYNKLLKSAERRTNKLKDSGPQVKVVTHELFVPLTKDELAEVSHAFSAENKKKILVSHENSSIDIRGEVLQCLKPGSWLNDEVINLYLELLKERENREPKKFLKCHFFNTFFYKKLVSSEGGCNYKAVKRWTSQRKLGYCLFDCDKIFVPIHKDIHWCLAVINKKDRKFQYLDSLRGRDGKVLNTLANYFVEEVRDKSRQDIDISSWEREHVEDLPAQKNGFDCGMFMLKYIDFYSRGLSLSFGQEHMRYFRSRTAKEILRLRAD from the exons atgGTTTTCTTCAAATGGGCGTTAACTTTTCAAGGTGCTTTAGCCAGTAATCGTAAACGCGGTGGTAGTAAACGTTGCAATCCCCATTTTaatcacaaaaacaaaaccctacaTTCAAATTCCCTAGTTTTTCAACGTTTTAAAAAACTCAGATTTTCTTCAATGGATCAAAGCCCAGAAAAAGCTAGTTCGTCATTGAACGACACCGTTTCGAGACTCCCTCGTCACCCGGATTCCAAACTTCATGTTCCTAAAGAAGTTCAAGCCCCTGTTAAACACCTTAAATTTGGGTTATCAATtccaaatccaaatccaaatcatgattttttgagtaaaaaattaagtaatgcAAAAAAGGAAGCTTTTGGTTCTTTTAAGTATATTAATAAGGATAAAGAAGTGGTTACCGTggaggaagatgatgaagatAGTGGGAGCTGGTTAATGGCGGATGCGCTCGACAAGTTGTCATTGAACCATTCTGATAACGGTTCGAAAGCTTATAATAAGTTGCTAAAGAGTGCTGAAAGGAGAACTAACAAGCTGAAAGATTCGGGTCCTCAAGTTAAG GTGGTAACCCATGAACTGTTTGTCCCTCTTACAAAGGACGAATTAGCAGAGGTTTCCCATGCTTTTTCTGCTGAAAACAA GAAGAAGATACTGGTCTCTCATGAGAATTCAAGTATAGATATTCGAGGCGAAGTTTTGCAATGCTTGAAACCAGGTTCATGGTTGAATGACGAG GTCATTAATCTCTATCTTGAATTACTTAAAGAAAGGGAAAATAGAGAACCAAAGAAGTTTTTGAAATGTCATTTCTTCAACACCTTCTTTTATAAGAAG TTAGTGAGTTCCGAGGGTGGCTGTAATTATAAAGCTGTCAAAAGATGGACTTCACAAAGAAAGTTGGGGTACTGCTTGTTTGATTGTGATAAA ATATTTGTACCGATACACAAAGATATACATTGGTGTTTGGCTGTTATCAATAAGAAAGATCGAAAGTTCCAGTATCTTGATTCACTAAGAGGAAGAGACGGTAAAGTGCTGAACACATTG GCAAATTACTTTGTTGAAGAAGTGAGGGACAAGAGTAGACAGGACATCGATATAAGTTCTTGGGAACGAGAACATGTTGAAGACCTTCCCGCACAAAAGAACGG GTTTGACTGCGGTATGTTTATGTTGAAATATATCGACTTTTACAGCAGAGGCTTAAGTCTTAGTTTCGGTCAG GAACACATGCGCTATTTTCGTTCAAGGACAGCCAAGGAAATTCTGAGATTGAGAGCCGATTGA